A window of Chloroflexota bacterium genomic DNA:
CGATGGAGTTTTTCCGTGCGCCCCGGCGCATCACAGCGCGGATGCGGGCTAGGAGCTCATTGTGGGAGAATGGCTTGACGATATAGTCGTCCGCGCCGCCCTCCAGGCCTTTGACGCGGGACTTCTCCTCGCCCCGGCCAGTGACGATGATGATAGGCACGGTGGACGACTTGCGGATCTGCTCCAGGACGTCCATGCCATCAATATCGGGCAGGCCGAGGTCCAGCAGGACGAGGTCTGGGTTCTCAGTCTTGAAGAAGTTCAGGCCGGTCGCTCCGCTTTGTGCGGTAATCAGGTTGCTATCCGGCCATCGCACGGAGAGGCAAAGGGTGATGATATCCAGGACTTCCCGGGTATCTTCGATGACAAGGACTTTCACTGCATTTCCCTCTAAGCCTTTGCCGGCCCGTCAATGGGGATACTGAACGAGAAGATATTACCCTCTCCGTCCGCGCTTTGCACGCCGATCTTTCCGCCATGGGCCTCGATGATCTGGCGTGCCAGGGAGAGGCCCAGCCCCAGCCCCTGCTGTTCCTGCCGGTCCTGCGCCGCTACGAAATAGGGCTCAAAGAGCTTGGCCTGGCCCTCCTTAGAGATCGTCTTTCCGTGGTCGCGGATGCGGACGGTGACAAAGGTGTTGTCCCCGAAGGCTTGGACGGATATGTGCTTGCCTGGGGGGGGTTCGCCCTGATGGCGTTCAAGAGCAGGGTGGAGACTACTTGGCGCAGGCGCGGCCCATCGCCGGTAACCTTGGGCAGCGGATCGCGGATCTCAAGTTGAGTGGATTCGCCACGGCGTTTCGCCTCTGCATCGCGAAGGTCGCAGAGCTCAGTAAGCAAGACCTTTGTGTCTATCTCAGCAAGGTCTAGCGGCAGGGTGCGCGCCTGGAAGGCGGCCACATCGAGCATATCGTCGATGCGGCGGCGTAGAACGTCGGCGCCAGACTTGATGTTGGAGAGGAGCTTGCCTTCCTGGGAGTCCGGCTCCGGCTCCAGCACGTCCTCCAGGAGACCGGCCGATGCAGCGACAGGGGTGAGCGGGGTCCTAAGTTCATGAGAGAGGACGCGCAGGAACTTGAGGCGCGCGGCGTCCTCCCGCTCCTGAGCAAGTTTACGCTCGGTGATATCGCGCACCATGACCAGACCCTCGTCGCGCTGGCATACCACATAGCGCGCCTCGAACCAGTGGATCTGGTTGTTATCCAGCGATTGGTACTCCATGATTCGGGAGGAGCCGGTATCGAGCGTCATCTGGATATTGCGGACATGATCGGCGACGTACTCAGGCGGGATAACGTCGCTTCCCGCCTTCTCCACGATGCGGGTGTTCGGTAGGCGCGATTCGAACTGCCTGGCGCCGGCGAAGGCAAGGGTCCTGCCTTCCCGGTTGGCGCGGAAGAGGACGTCCGGCACGGCGACGAGGATGGCGCGGTTGACGGCTTCGCTTTCAAGGAGGGCCTCTTGCGCCTGGGCGCGCTCGGCCTGGGAGCGCTCTATGGCTGCGAGCATATCGTTGATGGCGGTGCCGACGCTGGTGATTTCGTCGCTTCCCGGGACGGTGACGCGGCTGGACGGGCTCCCACTGACGGCGATCTCGCGCAGGCCGTTGCTGAGACGCTCCACGCGCGAGAGGACGAGGCGGTCGA
This region includes:
- a CDS encoding HAMP domain-containing protein, which gives rise to MLDGFRSREETESKRDIERVIGVFNRFLDNIKNTNIDWGAWDEALSFVEGQNPDFISANLVNETYLRLGLSVIVYTNAEASIVYSGGFNQDDGIPTQVPQGLRPLLAPGQPLVSHTGLKSGIAGLLSLPEGPMLITSHPVLTSTEMGPIRGAVIFGRFVDKGVVASLKETTLFNVEARNAKNPSLPGDFRKAIEQADEKGLYTKKVSSDTIGGYAVINDISGAPGLILRADIPRGALAQGNTTVLFVIIALIASLFVFGFVVLVLLDRLVLSRVERLSNGLREIAVSGSPSSRVTVPGSDEITSVGTAINDMLAAIERSQAERAQAQEALLESEAVNRAILVAVPDVLFRANREGRTLAFAGARQFESRLPNTRIVEKAGSDVIPPEYVADHVRNIQMTLDTGSSRIMEYQSLDNNQIHWFEARYVVCQRDEGLVMVRDITERKLAQEREDAARLKFLRVLSHELRTPLTPVAASAGLLEDVLEPEPDSQEGKLLSNIKSGADVLRRRIDDMLDVAAFQARTLPLDLAEIDTKVLLTELCDLRDAEAKRRGESTQLEIRDPLPKVTGDGPRLRQVVSTLLLNAIRANPPQASTYPSKPSGTTPLSPSASATTERRSLRRARPSSLSPIS
- a CDS encoding ATP-binding protein is translated as MSVQAFGDNTFVTVRIRDHGKTISKEGQAKLFEPYFVAAQDRQEQQGLGLGLSLARQIIEAHGGKIGVQSADGEGNIFSFSIPIDGPAKA